The following are from one region of the Centropristis striata isolate RG_2023a ecotype Rhode Island chromosome 19, C.striata_1.0, whole genome shotgun sequence genome:
- the cacfd1 gene encoding calcium channel flower homolog isoform X1 has translation MSTEAETAAPTKATPEDDGMTWWYRWLCKIAGVLGGVSCAVAGVWNCVTVNPLNIAAGVWMVLNAFVLFLCEVPFCCQFIEFANAVAARADKFKPWQKAFFYCGMALFPIFLSFSFTTLFGNAIAFATGVLYGLASLGKKGDAVTYARLQHQKQGDEERMAGTANGAPE, from the exons atgagcaCCGAAGCAGAGACAGCAGCTCCCACTAAAGCCACTCCGGAGGATGATGGCATGACATGGTGGTACCGATGGCTCTGCAAAATAGCTGGGGTTTTGGGAGGAGTGT CCTGTGCTGTTGCAGGAGTGTGGAACTGTGTCACCGTGAACCCTTTAAACATTGCTGCCGGAGTGTGGATGGT GTTGAATGCCTTTGTGCTGTTCCTATGCGAAGTCCCATTCTGTTGCCAGTTCATAGAGTTTGCTAATGCAGTAGCAGCCCGTGCAGACAAATTCAAACCTTGGCAAAAAGCCTTCTTCTACTGCGG GATGGCTCTGTTCCCGATATTCTTGAGTTTCTCCTTTACAACCTTGTTTGGAAATGCCATCGCTTTTGCGACAGGAGTTCTGTACGGCCTTGCGTCTTTAGGCAAAAA GGGAGACGCAGTGACTTATGCCAGACTGCAGCATCAGAAACAGGGGGATGAAGAGAGGATGGCAGGAACGGCAAACGGCGCTCCGGAGTAA
- the cacfd1 gene encoding calcium channel flower homolog isoform X2, translated as MSTEAETAAPTKATPEDDGMTWWYRWLCKIAGVLGGVSCAVAGVWNCVTVNPLNIAAGVWMVLNAFVLFLCEVPFCCQFIEFANAVAARADKFKPWQKAFFYCGMALFPIFLSFSFTTLFGNAIAFATGVLYGLASLGKKLL; from the exons atgagcaCCGAAGCAGAGACAGCAGCTCCCACTAAAGCCACTCCGGAGGATGATGGCATGACATGGTGGTACCGATGGCTCTGCAAAATAGCTGGGGTTTTGGGAGGAGTGT CCTGTGCTGTTGCAGGAGTGTGGAACTGTGTCACCGTGAACCCTTTAAACATTGCTGCCGGAGTGTGGATGGT GTTGAATGCCTTTGTGCTGTTCCTATGCGAAGTCCCATTCTGTTGCCAGTTCATAGAGTTTGCTAATGCAGTAGCAGCCCGTGCAGACAAATTCAAACCTTGGCAAAAAGCCTTCTTCTACTGCGG GATGGCTCTGTTCCCGATATTCTTGAGTTTCTCCTTTACAACCTTGTTTGGAAATGCCATCGCTTTTGCGACAGGAGTTCTGTACGGCCTTGCGTCTTTAGGCAAAAA GCTTCTCTAA